From the Quercus lobata isolate SW786 chromosome 6, ValleyOak3.0 Primary Assembly, whole genome shotgun sequence genome, one window contains:
- the LOC115950468 gene encoding uncharacterized protein LOC115950468: MRGDASSRLPLGTNNVIFAALGRTGSCPSRVLSVYRPPVEDHGQVSKRGRVDIPLILGFSDEDKIGTIQPHDDALVVTLRIGGYDVKKVMVDQGSAMDIMYSDLHKGLGLKPEDLTAYSSPLVSFEGRMVALTGLIRLLVQAGMDVVEVDFIVVDVFSPYTAIIGRPWLHTLGAVSSTLHQKVKYPSEGEVPI; this comes from the coding sequence ATGCGTGGGGATGCTTCTTCAAGGCTCCCTCTTGGTACGAACAACGTTATCTTTGCTGCCCTagggaggactggatcttgcccttCCAGGGTACTGTCGGTGTATCGGCCTCCGGTCGAGGATCATGGCCAAGTGTCGAAGAGAGGCAGGGTGGACATCCCTTTGATTCTGGGCTTTTCGGATGAGGACAAGATTGGgaccatacagccccatgatgatgctctgGTGGTCACGCTAAGGATTGGTGGGTACGATGTCAAAAAGGTGATGGTAGATCAGGGTAGCGCTATGGATATAATGTACTCAGATTTGCATAAAGGGCTAGGTCTGAAGCCAGAGGACTTAACAGCTTACAGCTCCCCTCTagtgagttttgagggaaggatggTCGCTCTGACAGGATTGATCAGGCTACTAGTGCAAGCCGGAatggatgtggtggaggtggactttattGTCGTAGACGTTTTTTCTCCATACACGGCTATTAtaggcagaccttggcttcataccTTGGGAGCGGTCTCATCTACtctgcatcagaaggtgaagtacccatcagaaggtgaagtacccatctgA